From the Nodularia sp. NIES-3585 genome, one window contains:
- the nifB gene encoding nitrogenase cofactor biosynthesis protein NifB, producing the protein MILPSNGLLTSSNQEPASTQAKSGGCGCDSSTTVEMDQKLQERIAQHPCYSEDAHHHYARMHVAVAPACNIQCNYCNRKYDCANESRPGVVSELLTPEEAAHKALVIAGKIPQMTVVGIAGPGDPLANPEKTFRTFELIADKAPDIKLCLSTNGLMLTEYIDRIKQLNIDHVTITLNTIDPEIGAQIYSWVHYKRKRYRGVEGAKILLEKQMEGLQALREADILCKVNSVMIPGINDQHLIEVNKMIRENGAFLHNIMPLISAPEHGTHFGLTGQRGPTPKEVKSVQDNCAGNMKMMRHCRQCRADAVGLLGEDRSQEFTKDKFLEMTPEYDLEQRTLVHEGIEKFKEELKIAKDKASAGKKFANNPKILVAVATKGGGLVNQHFGHAKEFQIYEVDGNQVTFVSHRKIDQYCQGGFSEEATFEHIMAAIADCKAVLVSKIGNCPQEKLQAAGIQTVEAYDVIEKVALEFYEQYVKELGN; encoded by the coding sequence ATGATACTACCGTCTAACGGACTCCTCACCTCCTCCAATCAGGAACCAGCATCAACCCAAGCAAAATCAGGTGGTTGCGGATGCGACAGCAGCACCACCGTCGAAATGGATCAAAAGCTCCAAGAACGCATCGCCCAACATCCCTGTTATAGTGAAGATGCCCATCACCACTACGCTAGGATGCACGTTGCAGTTGCACCAGCTTGTAATATTCAATGCAACTATTGCAACCGCAAATACGACTGTGCTAACGAAAGTCGTCCTGGAGTAGTTAGCGAATTGCTAACACCAGAAGAAGCTGCACACAAAGCTTTAGTGATTGCAGGCAAAATTCCTCAAATGACAGTGGTCGGAATTGCGGGACCTGGTGATCCATTGGCGAATCCTGAAAAGACTTTTCGCACCTTTGAATTGATTGCAGACAAAGCACCAGATATTAAGCTTTGCCTTTCAACCAACGGTTTAATGTTAACTGAATACATCGACCGCATCAAACAACTAAATATCGATCACGTTACTATCACTCTAAATACCATTGACCCAGAAATCGGCGCTCAGATTTATTCTTGGGTTCATTACAAACGGAAACGTTATAGAGGTGTTGAAGGGGCGAAGATTCTGCTAGAAAAGCAGATGGAAGGCTTGCAAGCTCTGAGAGAAGCTGATATTCTGTGCAAAGTTAACTCCGTGATGATTCCAGGAATTAATGATCAGCACTTGATCGAAGTCAATAAAATGATTCGTGAAAATGGTGCTTTCCTGCACAACATCATGCCTTTGATTTCTGCACCGGAACACGGCACACATTTCGGCTTAACAGGTCAACGTGGTCCCACACCCAAAGAAGTCAAGTCAGTTCAAGACAATTGCGCCGGCAACATGAAAATGATGCGCCATTGTCGTCAATGCCGAGCCGATGCGGTAGGATTATTAGGAGAAGACCGCAGTCAGGAATTTACTAAAGATAAATTCTTGGAAATGACTCCAGAATATGACTTGGAACAACGCACCCTTGTTCACGAAGGAATTGAGAAGTTTAAAGAAGAACTGAAAATAGCCAAAGACAAGGCTAGCGCTGGCAAGAAATTTGCTAATAATCCCAAAATCTTAGTTGCAGTTGCCACCAAAGGCGGTGGATTAGTTAACCAACACTTCGGTCATGCGAAGGAATTCCAGATTTACGAAGTGGATGGTAATCAAGTGACTTTTGTCAGTCATCGCAAGATTGACCAGTATTGTCAAGGTGGATTTAGTGAAGAAGCCACTTTTGAGCATATCATGGCAGCGATCGCGGATTGCAAAGCAGTTTTAGTTTCCAAAATTGGTAACTGTCCTCAAGAGAAACTGCAAGCAGCGGGAATACAGACTGTCGAAGCTTACGATGTGATTGAAAAAGTTGCTTTAGAATTTTACGAGCAATATGTCAAGGAGTTAGGAAATTAG
- a CDS encoding 4Fe-4S binding protein, producing MAYQITSQCISCDLCLSVCPTNAVKVIDGNHWIDPELCTNCVGSFYSVPQCKAGCPTCTGCVKQPNDYWEGWFANYNRSLAKLTNKQDYWERWFNYYSTKFSEQLSRHQSEVIGVSG from the coding sequence ATGGCTTACCAAATCACTAGCCAATGTATTTCCTGTGATCTTTGTCTGTCTGTATGTCCCACTAATGCAGTGAAGGTAATTGACGGTAATCATTGGATTGATCCCGAACTCTGCACAAACTGCGTTGGTAGTTTTTATTCCGTTCCTCAGTGTAAAGCTGGTTGTCCCACCTGCACAGGTTGTGTGAAACAACCCAACGATTATTGGGAAGGCTGGTTTGCTAATTACAATCGCTCTTTAGCAAAATTAACTAACAAACAAGATTACTGGGAACGTTGGTTTAACTATTATTCCACAAAATTCTCTGAACAATTATCTCGCCATCAGAGCGAAGTCATAGGTGTATCAGGATGA